In one window of Gymnogyps californianus isolate 813 chromosome 9, ASM1813914v2, whole genome shotgun sequence DNA:
- the VBP1 gene encoding prefoldin subunit 3, which translates to MKQPGNETADVVLKKLDEQYQKYKFLELNLAQKKRRLKSQIPEIKQTLEILKHMQKKKDSTNPMETRFLLADNLYCKASVPPTDKVCLWLGANVMLEYDIDEAQALLEKNLSTATRNLDLLEEDLDFLRDQFTTTEVNMARVYNWDVKRRNKQDPSKNKA; encoded by the exons ATGAAACAGCCTGGAAATGAGACAGCAGATGTAGTTCTTAAGAAGTTGGATGAGCAGTATCAGAAGTATAAATTTTTGGAACTTAATCTtgctcaaaagaaaaggag GCTAAAAAGTCAGATTCCTGAAATTAAACAGAcattagaaattttaaaacacatgcagaagaaaaag GATTCCACAAATCCAATGGAAACCAGATTTTTATTGGCAGATAATCTCTACTGCAAAGCTTCAGTTCCTCCTACAGATAAAGTTTGTTTGTGGTTGGGG gccAACGTGATGCTTGAATATGATATTGATGAAGCTCAGGCTCTGTTAGAGAAGAATTTGTCAACAGCCACAAGAAACCTTGATCTTCTAGAGGAAGACCTGGATTTTCTTAGAGATCAGTTCACCACTACAGAAGTca ATATGGCTAGAGTTTATAATTGGGAtgtaaagagaagaaacaagcaAGACCCTTCCAAAAACAAAGCATAG
- the RAB39B gene encoding ras-related protein Rab-39B, with the protein MEAIWLYQFRLIVIGDSTVGKSCLIRRFTEGRFAQISDPTVGVDFFSRLVEIEPGKRIKLQIWDTAGQERFRSITRAYYRNSVGGLLLFDITNRRSFQNVHEWLEETKVHVQPYQIVFVLVGHKCDLDTQRQVTRHEAEKLAAAYGMKYIETSARDAINVEKAFTDLTRDIYELVKRGEISIQEGWEGVKSGFVPNVVHSSEEVVKSDRRCLC; encoded by the exons aTGGAGGCCATCTGGCTCTACCAGTTCCGCCTGATCGTCATCGGCGACTCCACCGTGGGCAAGTCCTGCCTCATCCGCCGCTTCACCGAGGGGCGCTTCGCCCAGATCTCCGACCCCACGGTGGGCGTGgatttcttctccaggctggtgGAGATCGAGCCGGGCAAGAGGATCAAGCTGCAGATCTGGGACACGGCCGGGCAGGAGCGGTTCCG GTCCATCACCAGAGCCTACTACAGGAACTCGGTTGGCGGACTCCTCCTCTTTGACATTACAAACCGCAGGTCCTTCCAGAACGTCCACGAGTGGCTGGAGGAGACCAAGGTGCACGTCCAGCCGTACCAGATCGTCTTTGTTTTGGTAGGTCACAAGTGTGACCTTGACACACAGCGGCAAGTCACCAGGCACGAGGCTGAGAAACTGGCTGCTGCATATGGTATGAAGTACATTGAGACCTCAGCTCGGGATGCCATTAACGTGGAGAAGGCCTTCACTGATCTGACTCGAGATATATATGAGCTTGTTAAAAGGGGGGAAATTTCAATCCAGGAGGGATGGGAAGGGGTAAAGAGCGGGTTTGTCCCAAACGTAGTGCACTCTTCAGAAGAAGTGGTGAAATCAGATAGGCGATGCTTGTGCTGA